The following are encoded in a window of Staphylococcus piscifermentans genomic DNA:
- the map gene encoding type I methionyl aminopeptidase yields MIVKTEEELQGLKEIGYICALVRDKMQAATKPGVTTKELDDIAKELFEEHGALSAPIHDEKFPGQTCISVNEEVAHGIPGKRKIREGDLVNIDVSALKNGLYADTGISFVVGEASDPMKQKVCEVAEEAFDNAMKKVKPGSKLSQIGKAVHATARKNDLKVIRNLTGHGVGSSLHEAPSYVLNYYDPKEKTLLKEGLVLAVEPFISSNATFVTEGKNEWAFETSDKSYVAQIEHTVIVTKDGPLLTTKIDYDKES; encoded by the coding sequence ATGATTGTAAAAACAGAAGAAGAATTACAAGGTTTAAAAGAAATCGGTTATATCTGTGCCTTAGTCAGAGATAAAATGCAAGCAGCAACCAAACCAGGTGTAACAACTAAAGAATTAGATGATATCGCAAAAGAATTATTTGAAGAACACGGCGCGTTATCAGCACCGATTCATGATGAAAAATTCCCTGGCCAAACATGTATCAGTGTAAACGAGGAAGTTGCACATGGTATTCCAGGTAAACGCAAAATCCGCGAAGGCGATTTAGTCAATATTGATGTTTCTGCTTTAAAAAACGGCTTATATGCAGACACTGGTATATCTTTCGTAGTTGGAGAAGCTTCTGATCCTATGAAACAAAAGGTATGTGAAGTAGCGGAAGAAGCCTTTGATAATGCTATGAAAAAAGTAAAACCGGGCAGCAAATTAAGTCAAATCGGAAAAGCGGTGCATGCGACAGCACGTAAAAATGATTTGAAAGTCATTCGTAATTTAACAGGACACGGTGTAGGCAGCTCGTTACATGAAGCACCAAGCTATGTTTTGAACTATTACGATCCAAAAGAAAAAACTTTACTTAAAGAAGGGCTTGTCTTAGCAGTAGAACCTTTCATTTCTTCTAATGCAACATTTGTAACAGAAGGCAAAAATGAATGGGCGTTTGAAACGAGCGATAAAAGCTATGTTGCACAAATTGAACACACTGTGATAGTGACAAAAGATGGTCCATTACTTACAACTAAAATCGACTATGATAAAGAATCATAA
- the vraT gene encoding cell wall-active antibiotics response protein VraT, with the protein MTNKYISTEMLIIFTALMIIANFYYIFFEKIGFLLVLLLGIILIYVGYLYFHKVRGLLAFWIGVLLVAFTLFSNKYTIIILFIFMILLIIRYIVFKFKPLKIIASDKEVTSPAFIKQKWFGNQRTPVYVYKWEDMQIQHGIGDIHIDLTKAANIKENNTIVVRHFIGKILIIVPTNYNVNLHVAAFYGNASINHETIKVENNHIQMKEETKAENYNINIYASTFIGDVEVVYR; encoded by the coding sequence ATGACAAATAAATATATCTCGACTGAGATGTTGATTATTTTCACAGCATTAATGATAATAGCCAATTTTTACTATATTTTCTTTGAAAAAATTGGCTTTTTGCTCGTCTTGTTATTAGGAATTATCTTAATCTATGTCGGCTACCTGTATTTCCACAAAGTAAGAGGATTGCTTGCTTTCTGGATAGGTGTGTTACTGGTTGCCTTTACGTTATTTTCTAATAAATATACGATTATCATCCTGTTCATTTTCATGATTTTATTGATAATCCGTTATATTGTCTTTAAATTTAAACCACTTAAAATAATTGCTTCAGATAAAGAAGTGACTTCACCTGCATTTATTAAACAGAAGTGGTTTGGTAATCAACGTACCCCTGTTTATGTTTATAAATGGGAAGATATGCAGATTCAACATGGAATCGGTGATATTCATATTGATTTAACTAAAGCAGCCAATATTAAAGAAAATAATACGATTGTGGTCAGACATTTCATCGGAAAAATATTAATTATTGTTCCAACAAATTATAATGTTAACTTACATGTAGCTGCATTTTATGGTAATGCATCTATTAATCACGAAACTATTAAAGTGGAAAATAATCATATACAAATGAAAGAAGAAACGAAAGCAGAGAATTACAACATTAATATCTACGCGTCTACATTTATCGGAGATGTAGAGGTGGTCTATCGATGA
- the vraS gene encoding sensor histidine kinase VraS, which translates to MNHYIRAIGSMLILVYSILAIFFFIDKVFVNIIFFQGMFYTQIFGIPVFLFLNIIVILMSIIVGSVLAYKVNQQNHWIKDQIEHSIEGEVVGINDQNIELYQETLEIYHMLAPLNQELHRLRIKTQDLTNETYNLNDTKVKKIIEDERQRLARELHDSVSQQLFAASMMLSAIKETKLEPPLDQQIPTLEKMVQDSQLEMRALLLHLRPLGLKDRSLGEGIKDLVIDLQKKVPMKVVYDIEDFEVPKGIEDHLFRITQEGISNTLRHAEGSKLTIDLFNKDDYLLLRIQDDGKGFDVDEKMEKSYGLKNMRERALEIGATLHIVSLPSAGTRIEVKAPLNKEEFDDD; encoded by the coding sequence ATGAATCACTATATACGAGCGATAGGTTCAATGTTGATATTAGTTTACAGTATATTAGCCATCTTCTTTTTCATAGATAAAGTCTTTGTAAATATTATTTTCTTCCAAGGTATGTTTTATACACAAATCTTTGGTATTCCAGTTTTTTTGTTTCTAAATATCATTGTAATACTCATGAGTATTATTGTAGGTTCAGTATTAGCCTATAAAGTGAATCAGCAAAATCACTGGATTAAAGATCAAATTGAGCACTCTATTGAGGGTGAAGTTGTCGGTATTAATGATCAGAATATCGAACTCTATCAAGAAACGTTGGAAATTTATCATATGTTGGCACCATTGAACCAAGAATTGCATCGCTTGCGGATAAAAACTCAAGATTTGACTAACGAAACTTATAACTTGAATGATACGAAGGTAAAGAAAATAATAGAAGATGAGCGACAACGCTTAGCAAGAGAATTACATGATTCTGTAAGCCAGCAACTGTTTGCGGCGAGTATGATGTTATCAGCTATTAAAGAAACTAAATTAGAGCCTCCGCTAGACCAGCAAATTCCGACATTAGAAAAAATGGTTCAAGACTCTCAGCTAGAAATGCGTGCTTTGCTGCTGCATTTACGTCCTTTGGGATTAAAAGACCGTTCTTTAGGTGAAGGGATTAAAGATTTAGTTATCGATTTGCAGAAAAAGGTGCCGATGAAAGTGGTTTATGATATTGAAGATTTTGAAGTGCCTAAAGGAATCGAAGACCATCTTTTTCGTATTACACAAGAAGGAATCTCCAATACATTACGCCATGCAGAAGGTTCAAAATTAACCATCGATTTATTTAACAAAGATGACTACTTGCTTTTGCGGATTCAAGATGACGGCAAAGGTTTTGATGTCGATGAAAAAATGGAAAAAAGTTATGGATTAAAAAATATGCGAGAACGCGCATTAGAAATCGGAGCAACACTGCATATTGTATCCTTGCCAAGTGCAGGGACTAGAATTGAGGTGAAAGCTCCGCTGAATAAGGAGGAATTTGATGACGATTAA
- the vraR gene encoding response regulator transcription factor VraR → MTIKVLFVDDHEMVRIGISSYLSTQPDIEVVGEGKSGKEAIEKAHELQPDLILMDLLMEDMDGVEATQQIKKDLPKIKVLMLTSYIEDNEVYRALDAGVDSYILKTTSASDIAEAIRKTQHNESVFEAEVLVKMRNRMNQRAELYEMLTEREMEILLLIAKGYSNQEIASASHITIKTVKTHVSNILSKLEVQDRTQAVIYAFQHDLIQ, encoded by the coding sequence ATGACGATTAAAGTGCTATTTGTGGATGATCATGAAATGGTTCGTATCGGCATTTCAAGTTATCTGTCAACACAACCTGATATTGAAGTAGTAGGGGAAGGTAAATCTGGAAAGGAAGCGATTGAAAAAGCGCATGAGCTGCAACCGGATTTAATCTTGATGGATTTATTGATGGAGGATATGGATGGCGTAGAAGCTACGCAACAAATAAAGAAAGACTTGCCTAAGATTAAAGTATTGATGTTAACGAGTTATATTGAAGATAATGAAGTTTATCGTGCTTTAGATGCAGGCGTAGACAGCTATATACTTAAAACTACGAGTGCAAGCGATATTGCAGAAGCAATTAGAAAGACGCAGCATAATGAATCTGTGTTTGAAGCGGAAGTGCTGGTTAAGATGCGCAATCGCATGAATCAACGTGCTGAGTTATACGAAATGCTCACAGAACGTGAAATGGAAATTTTATTACTGATTGCTAAAGGTTATTCCAATCAAGAGATTGCAAGTGCATCGCATATTACAATTAAGACAGTTAAAACCCATGTGAGCAATATTTTAAGCAAATTGGAAGTGCAAGATAGAACACAAGCTGTTATTTATGCTTTCCAACATGATTTAATCCAATAA
- a CDS encoding beta-class carbonic anhydrase gives MTLLESILAYNKDFVDNKEFENYSTSKKPDKKAVLFTCMDTRLQDLGTKALGFNNGDLKVVKNAGAIITHPYGSTIKSLLVGIYALGAEEIIIMAHKDCGMGCLDVSTVKNAMKERGVSEETFKIIEHSGVDVDSFLQGFTDAEENVRRNIDMVYNHPLFDKSVPIHGLVIDPHTGELDLVQDGYEIAAQNK, from the coding sequence ATGACATTATTAGAAAGCATTCTCGCTTATAATAAAGATTTCGTAGACAATAAAGAATTTGAAAACTATTCTACGAGCAAAAAACCAGATAAAAAAGCCGTGTTATTCACATGTATGGATACACGTTTACAAGATTTAGGTACGAAAGCATTAGGATTTAATAATGGTGACTTAAAAGTTGTTAAAAATGCTGGTGCAATTATTACGCATCCCTATGGTTCTACAATTAAAAGTTTATTAGTAGGCATTTATGCATTAGGTGCAGAAGAAATAATCATTATGGCGCATAAAGATTGTGGTATGGGTTGTCTTGATGTCAGCACTGTTAAAAATGCAATGAAAGAACGCGGTGTATCAGAAGAAACATTTAAGATTATCGAACACTCTGGAGTAGACGTCGATAGCTTCTTACAAGGATTTACAGACGCTGAAGAAAACGTTCGTCGAAATATTGATATGGTTTATAATCATCCATTATTTGATAAATCTGTACCAATTCACGGATTAGTGATTGATCCGCATACAGGTGAATTAGATTTAGTACAAGACGGCTATGAAATTGCTGCTCAAAATAAATAA
- a CDS encoding YihY/virulence factor BrkB family protein: MSKKNDHNKESNSGLLNKVKEKSAQVTHQQDNKYVPPQEFQSKTPKKPNQTFFVAKNNKPAKYTKDSNFLSYLIYRIGKDDASGLAAQLSYYFMLSLFPMLLFLMSLLPLFKIDRNKIVDMIAKNAPASTADLLTGIIGDIMKNASGSILSVGLILALWSASNGMTALMNAFNVAYDVEDGRNPILLKLISVLFTVIMGAVFIAAMIFPVFGQQIGHLLFGPLGLDSQIKWIFNVLSYALPFVVIFLLFATLYTLAPNIKIKWKSVLPGALFASIVWIVGTAAFGLYVSNFANYSKTYGSIGGIIVLMLWLYITGFIIIVGAEINAIINQRRTLKHADSLEEHEFNTSELQNPHSERS, translated from the coding sequence ATGTCAAAGAAAAATGACCATAACAAAGAAAGTAACTCTGGTTTATTAAATAAGGTGAAAGAGAAATCGGCACAAGTGACGCATCAGCAGGATAATAAGTATGTGCCGCCGCAAGAATTTCAATCCAAAACACCAAAGAAACCAAATCAAACTTTCTTTGTCGCTAAAAATAATAAACCTGCAAAATATACAAAAGATTCAAACTTTTTATCTTATCTGATTTATAGAATCGGTAAAGATGATGCATCGGGATTAGCAGCACAACTTTCCTATTATTTCATGTTGTCGCTCTTCCCTATGTTGTTATTCTTGATGTCACTATTGCCATTATTTAAAATTGACCGCAATAAAATTGTGGATATGATTGCTAAGAATGCGCCTGCTTCTACAGCAGATTTGTTAACTGGCATTATCGGCGATATTATGAAAAATGCAAGTGGCAGTATTTTATCTGTTGGTTTGATTTTAGCATTATGGTCCGCTTCCAATGGAATGACAGCATTAATGAATGCTTTTAATGTTGCTTATGATGTTGAAGACGGCCGTAATCCTATTCTCTTAAAATTAATCAGTGTGCTCTTTACAGTTATCATGGGTGCGGTATTTATCGCAGCAATGATCTTCCCTGTATTCGGTCAGCAAATCGGACACTTATTGTTTGGTCCGCTAGGCTTGGATAGTCAGATCAAATGGATATTTAATGTCTTGAGTTATGCCTTGCCGTTCGTCGTCATATTCTTATTATTTGCGACGCTCTATACCTTGGCACCGAATATTAAAATCAAATGGAAATCGGTACTTCCAGGAGCCTTATTTGCTTCAATCGTCTGGATTGTAGGGACTGCAGCATTTGGTTTGTACGTAAGCAACTTTGCTAACTACTCTAAAACATATGGCAGTATCGGAGGTATTATCGTGTTAATGTTATGGCTCTATATCACAGGCTTTATTATCATTGTAGGTGCTGAAATTAATGCGATTATCAATCAAAGACGTACACTAAAACACGCTGATTCACTAGAAGAACATGAGTTCAATACATCTGAACTACAAAATCCTCATAGTGAACGTTCATAA
- a CDS encoding YtxH domain-containing protein — translation MNNKLVPGILLGAVIGGAITLADKNTRTALKNSYTNMKEGKRSNQPSKFNVIKDEIMYWKDAVEEIRRNNPELERALKDAKNTFQERKNNDKHLNG, via the coding sequence ATGAATAACAAACTTGTACCAGGAATTCTTTTAGGCGCAGTTATCGGCGGCGCGATTACTCTTGCTGATAAAAATACTCGTACAGCTCTTAAAAACAGCTATACAAATATGAAAGAAGGTAAACGCAGCAACCAACCTTCTAAATTTAACGTCATCAAAGATGAAATCATGTATTGGAAAGATGCAGTCGAAGAAATTCGCCGTAATAATCCAGAATTAGAACGTGCGCTTAAAGATGCAAAGAATACATTCCAAGAGCGTAAAAACAATGATAAACATTTAAACGGCTAA
- a CDS encoding low molecular weight protein-tyrosine-phosphatase → MVTVAFVCLGNICRSPMAEAIMKQRLKDRNIDDIEVTSRGTGKWNLGEPPHEGTQSILREHNIPFDGMISELFKASDDFDYIIAMDQSNVDNIKQINPHLKGQLYKLLDFSDMDEQDVPDPYYTNNFEGVFDMIQSSCDNLIDYILKDSKLKEG, encoded by the coding sequence ATGGTTACAGTTGCATTTGTCTGCTTAGGCAATATTTGCCGTTCACCTATGGCTGAGGCTATTATGAAACAGCGTTTAAAAGACCGTAACATCGATGATATTGAAGTGACTTCTCGCGGTACAGGTAAATGGAATCTAGGTGAACCGCCACATGAAGGGACACAAAGTATTCTAAGAGAACATAATATTCCATTCGACGGTATGATCAGCGAACTCTTCAAAGCATCTGATGACTTTGATTACATTATTGCAATGGATCAAAGTAATGTGGATAATATTAAACAGATTAATCCACATTTGAAAGGCCAATTATATAAATTGCTGGATTTCAGTGATATGGATGAACAAGATGTACCTGATCCTTATTACACTAATAACTTTGAGGGTGTCTTCGATATGATACAATCATCTTGTGATAATTTAATCGATTATATTCTTAAAGATTCAAAATTAAAAGAGGGGTAG
- a CDS encoding DUF1128 family protein — MESNNREMIEEIRKQLNVVNVQLIDPDKFEDADEEKVKEIHDFVTSKDNFSPSEVTAIASELGELRQS; from the coding sequence ATGGAGTCAAATAATAGAGAAATGATTGAAGAAATCCGTAAACAATTAAATGTTGTCAATGTGCAACTGATTGATCCTGATAAATTTGAAGATGCTGACGAAGAAAAGGTTAAAGAAATTCATGACTTTGTGACATCTAAAGATAATTTTTCACCTAGTGAAGTGACAGCTATTGCTTCTGAGCTCGGTGAATTACGCCAATCATAA